GCCATGCCACTAGAGACATTCACGATACGACCGTAACCTTCTTGTTTCATCAAAGGAAAAATCTTTTGCGTTAATAAGAAAGGCCCCAGCGTGTTTGTCGTAAAAGTTTTTAAAACCGTCGAAGCTTTCGTTTTAAAGACGGAAGAGTTTCCACCGTCCTCGCTGTCGATCAAAATTCCGGCGTTATTCACCAACACATCGACAAAACCATACTCTTGACGAATTTGATTTACGAAATCCGTGATGCTTTTTTCTGAAGACTGATCCAGCTTCATCGCAACCACATCCAGATCTTTCATCTTTAAAGCATTGACCTGCTTTTGCGCTTTATCCGGGTTGCGCATCGCCATGATAACTTTGTAGCCTCTTTGTGCTAAAGCCTCGCTTGTCGCAAGACCCAATCCACGATTTGCTCCGGTTACAATGGCGATTTTTTTCATAAAGGAAACTCCTTAGTTTGGACGAGGCGGAACTGGGATCTCTAAACCACCGCGAACTAAAACTCCCGTGGACCAATTTTTTGCATCGACCACACACTCAGAAGAAATTGTACGCCAGCGTTCGATAGGGAAAGAATAAATCGTCTCAACCCATCCCCAACCATTCCAATCAATCACGCGACGATAGCCCACACCAATACCTTGGCGCACGGAACGAGTTTCGCGGTGGAACGTCAAAAGAGGATAATGCAATTTCAATTTTCCATCTTCAGCAAGTTGCGCTTGAGCTTCTTCGTCAAAAACGCAGCCATAATAACCATCAATGCTGCGCAAACGACCCTGCAAGATTTCTCCTGCACGCACATCGCGATCTGTGGGAACGCGGAACTCAAAGAAGTAATCAGACGGAGCACCGTTCGAATAATAACTGCGCGTATTCAATGTTAGTTTACCATTGAACTCAACCAAACGAACAACGGCTTTACCGTCTTCGCTTCTCCACTCACCTTCAAGATTACTTCCCGCTTGTGCAGAAAGACCCAAAAAAGAAACCGCAGCCAAAGCGATCCATTTCATTTTCATATTCCCCCTTGAGGAAAAAGGTACCTGGTACCTTTTTCTTATTTAGAGCCGGCGTTTCGATTCAAAAGAATTAAATAATCTTTTGCGCCTGTTTGCTCCATCATTCCTGAATACTTATTGTCTTCAAATTTTTTGCGATACGTTTTGCGGGCGATGTTTTGAATCATGCAACCCAACGCTCCCGTTCCCGCTAAGTCTTTTCCTTGTTCCATTTCACACTTTGGCTCAAAGAATTGTTCTTGTTCACGAGTCACAGGAAACTTCGTCACGGAAAAACTTGTGACGTCGAGCTTGTACTCTTCTTTCAAACGATTGGCAGGATTATTCTTCAATAATTGCGAAGAATAAACGTTCGGGACAATCACGGCCACACGCAAGCCCTCGGCGCGAGCTTTTTTAACTCCCTCAACAAAACGAGCCATGTCGTCTTTGATATCAATGCGCATGTTAGAGCTAAAAAGTTCCACATAAGGAAGCATGGGTTCAACAACGATCACATCGTACTTGGAACCCGGCTCTTGATTGGCTTCAAAGAAACCGCGCCACAATTCCATGTCTTCGATGTAGTTAGGAGTGACTCCTAATAAAACAATCGGAGCTTCTTTGATCTCCAAACGAAGTCGTTCGAAAACACCTTTACCTAATTCTTCGGGAACATGAACCTGAGAAAATTTGATCTTAGGAATTGACTGCGGCTGAATTGAAAAATTCATGGCAAAATAGATGCCTAGAGCGATAACAGCGGTCGCGGAAATCCAATATAAGTACTTCATGGGCGAGAACTTCGCTCAGTTTAGCGTTTAAGTCTAGTTTCCAGAGCCTGGCGCAGCGTGGTATTCGGCGTTGAAATCTGTTAGAATTGTGCTAGTTTGCGACCATTACATAAGGACTTGATCTCTTAAAGGACAGGTACCCAATTATATGAAGGCGACAAAAACGAATTCTTCTATTTCCTATCTCTTGATTGGCTCTGGCCGCGTCGCCCGCCATATGGGCCATTACTTCAATTTGTTAAATATCAGTTTTGAATCCTGGGACCGCTCTCAAGATCCGCATGCTTTGGCGCGCAAAGTTTCTTCGGCGACTCACGTTCTTTTGGCTATCAGTGACGGCGCTTTGGCAGGATTTTATCGCCAGCATTTAGCAGGTCATGAAAAAGTGGTCGTGCAATTTTCAGGAGCCCATCATTTCGAGGGCATGATTTCAGCCCACCCCTTGATGACATTTGGACCTGAGTTTTACGATTTAGATTTTTATAAAAAAATTCATTTCACTCTGACGGGAGTTTCTTCTTTGGAAGAAGCTCTGCCTGGAATTCCTAATTCTTCTTCTGTGATCGAGGCTTCCGAGAAAGCTCTTTATCATTCTTATTGTGTGCTCGGAGGAAACTTCGTCACTTTGCTTGTTGGCAAAATGCTTTCGGGTTTTTCAGAAATGAAAATTCCGGCGGAGGCGGCACAAGTCTATGTAGAAAAAGTTCTCGCCAATACTTTTGCTGATCCGGCAAAAGCTTTGACGGGTCCTTTGGTTCGTAAAGACGTTGAAACAGTGAATGCAAATTTACAAGCTTTGAAAAACGATCCCTACCAAGAGATCTATCAGGCTTTTCTAAAAACTTATTGGCCCGAGTATCCGCGAAAGTGAGGCCCTTATGAAAACCATCCTTGATTTCCAAGATAAGAAAACTAAAAAGCAAAAAATTTCCATGCTCACCTGCTACGACTATTCCTTCGCGCGCATTGCTGCTGCCAGCAACATTGATTGCCTTTTAGTCGGTGATTCTTTGGCGATGACTATGCACGGACACAAAACGACTTTGAATGCTTCTGTGAACATGATGGCTCTTCATACGGCGGCGGTTGTTCGCGGAGCTGGAGAGAAATTTGTTATCGGCGATCTTCCTTTTATGAGCTACCGCAAAGGTTTAACGGCCAATATGACTTACATTGAAAAAATCATGAAGGCTGGGGCTCATGCTGTGAAACTGGAAGGAGCTTCTGGAAATATTGAACTTGTTCGTCACTTGGTGGATTCCGGTGTTCCTGTAATGGGTCACTTGGGACTTACTCCCCAATCCGTGAATCAACTGGGCGGATTTAAAGTTCAAGGCCGTGATGAAAAAGCGCAAAAGAAAATCAAAGAGCAAGCTTTGCAGCTTCAAGATGCTGGAGCGTTTTCGGTTGTGCTGGAATGCGTGCCTTCGAAACTTGCGCGTGAAATCACCGCCTCTTTAGAAATTCCAACGATCGGTATTGGTGCAGGTCCTGATTGCGACGGACAGGTTTTAGTTCTGCAAGATATGCTTGGAATGAATGAAGGCTTTAAACCGAAGTACCTCAAAACATACTTTAACGGTTATGAAACTTTGAAAAATGTTTTCAACTCCTACCACAACGAAGTCGTTGAAAGCGCCTTTCCCACAGAGAAGGAGAGCTATTCATGATCCAAGTTTTACGCTCACCTCAAGAATTTAAAACCTGGCGCTGGGGAAAACACGGCTCCATCGGCTTTGTTCCGACGATGGGTGCTTTGCACGAAGGCCATGAGTCTTTGCTAAAACGCGCTTATGACGACAATGATTTCGTCGTGCTTTCTATTTTTGTGAACCCCACGCAATTCAATGACCCAAACGATTTGGAAAAGTATCCAAAAACTTGGGAAGCTGATCTTGCGATGGCCGAACGCAATGGTGTGGATGCAATTTTTTATCCAAAGTACAGCGACATGTATCCGGATAACTACCGCTACAAAGTCACAGAGAATGAATATTCGAAGTTATTGGATGGCGCTCACCGCCCTGGACACTTTGATGGCGTTTTGTCTGTGGTGATGAAGTTATTTAACATTGTTTCTCCAACCAAAGCTTATTTCGGTGAGAAAGATTTCCAACAAATGACTTTGATTAAAGGCATGGTGGATAGCTTCTTTATGAATCTAGAAATCGTTCCTGTTCCGACAATGCGTGAAAAAGACGGTCTTGCGATGAGTTCTCGCAACACAAGATTGTCTCCGGAAGAACGCGCCAAAGCTCCGGCAATTTATAAAGCCATCACGGAAAGTAAATCTGCGGAGGAAGCCGCTGCAAAGCTCAACTCTCAGGGTTTTGTCGTCGACTATGTCACTGATATCGGGAACCGCCGATTTGTTGCGGCGAAATTGGGAGAAGTGAGGTTGATAGACAATGTCGAAATCTAAAGTTCTCTTTATGATGACAGGCTCTATTGCCTGTTACAAAGCGTGCCATGTGGTTTCCCGTCTTGTGCAAGCCGGTTGCGAAGTGCAAGTCGTCGCAACACCTTCTGCTTTGAAATTTGTCGGCAATGCGACCTTGGAAGGACTGACTGGGAAACCCGTCGTGAGTGATATGTATGCCACGGGTAACGTCATGGACCATATTCACTTGATGAGATGGGCTGATGCGATTTTGGTGGCTCCTGCAACGGCGAATTTTATTAATAAAGCCGCGCAGGGTGTGGGCGATGATCTGGTTCAGACTTTGTTCCTGGCTCACGATTTTAAAAAGCCTTTTCTTGTGGCTCCAGCGATGAACACGAGCATGTACAAACATCCTGTGACGCAAAAGTCTTTAGAGGCTTTGCGTGGAATGGGTATTGAGATTCTTGATACGGCGTCAGGAATTCTTGCTTGCGGTGAAGAAGGCTGGGGAAAACTTTTAGAGCCTGATTTAATTTTAAAATTCACTTTGGAAGCGTTGAAAAAACAACCTGCTACGAATGCTGATCCTGCTCGTGCAGCTCGCGCTTCAGCGTTTTCGAAAGTGAAAGTATTAGTCACAGCAGGCGGAACACAAGAGCCGATTGACACGGTTCGCGTGATCAGCAACTTAAGTTCCGGTCGCACTGGGATTGCCATTGCAGAAGCCATGGGACAGATGGGTTTTGATGTGACTTTGCTTCAAGCTCACGGAACGTCGCTTAAAGCAGAACATGTCGCTAAGAAAGATTTCTTCACAAGCTTTGCAAGTCTTGATGAAAAAATGAAAGATTATCTTTCCAAGAATGAATTCACTCACGTGATTCATGCGGCAGCTGTCAGCGATTACTCAGTTGATACCATCGAAGTGAATGGCGAAAACTATCATCCGTTTGAAGTAAAAAAAGTCAGTTCAGACGCAGATAGCATGAGCATTCATCTTAAGCGCAATCACAAGATCGTGGATCGCTTAAGAGTTTATTCAAAAAATAAAAACGTCCAAGTGATTGCCTTTAAACTCACAAGCCATGCTTCGGAAGAAGAACGCAAAGCAGCTGTGGATAAACTTTTTAAAGGTTCTAATGCGGATTACGTCGTTCATAACGACATGACAGATATTGATATTGTTAATAGAACTCACAAGTTCACCTTGATTAATTCGAAAGAAGCCGTCCCTTGCGAAAACTTGGAACAACTCACTTACGAATTGATTCAAGTGCTTATACCTAAGGACGCTTTATGATTTTATGCCTTGATGTCGGCAATACACAGATTTATGCCGGTCTTTTTGATAAAGACAAAATGGTTTTGTCTTTCCGTAAGAATTCCAAAAGCGGAGCTTCTTCGGATGAAACAGGAATTTTCCTGCGCAGTGCAATTCGTGAAAACGGCTATGACCCTTCGAAGATCAAACAAATCGCGATCTGCAGTGTGGTGCCTGAAGTGATTTATTCACTTCGTGGTGCGTGCATGAAGTACTTCAATATCAATCCATTCATTCTGCAAGCAGGAGTAAAAACAGGTCTTAAGGTGAAATACCGCAATCCTTTGGAAGTCGGTGCGGACCGTATCGCCAATTCCATTGCGGCGACTCACTTGTATCCAGGAAAAAATCTGATTCTTGTGGATTTGGGAACGGCGACAACCTTCTGTGCTGTGACCAAGGATAAAGACTATTTGGGTGGCTCCATCGTGGCCGGACTTCGCTTGAACATGGAAGCTCTTGAAAGCAAGACTGCAAAGCTTCCATCGGTAGAAATCATCTCTATGCATGAAGCTTTGGGACGCTCGACAGTGGAAAGCATTCAGTCGGGTCTTTATTACGGCCACTTAGGCACGATTAAAGAACTTCGCGAACGCATCACGAAGGAATGTTTCCAGGATGAAAAACCTCTTGTGATTGGCACAGGTGGATTTTCTTCGTTATTTGAAAAAGAAAAAATATTCGATGAGATTGTGCCGGACTTGGTTCTTAAAGGCATGCTGATCGCTTTGCAATACAATACTTAAGGATTTCGATTATGAACTTATCAATGTTAAGAGCAAAAATTCACCGCGCGACTGTCACTGGAGCGGACCTTGATTACGAAGGCTCCGTGAGCATCTGCCCTGATCTTATTAAAGCTTCCGGCCTGCTTATCAACGAGCGCGTAGATATTTACAACTGCAATAACGGCGCCCGTTTTTCTACTTATGTGATCTTAGGAAATAAAGGCGAGATTTGCCTCAAT
This region of Bdellovibrio sp. BCCA genomic DNA includes:
- the panB gene encoding 3-methyl-2-oxobutanoate hydroxymethyltransferase, which translates into the protein MKTILDFQDKKTKKQKISMLTCYDYSFARIAAASNIDCLLVGDSLAMTMHGHKTTLNASVNMMALHTAAVVRGAGEKFVIGDLPFMSYRKGLTANMTYIEKIMKAGAHAVKLEGASGNIELVRHLVDSGVPVMGHLGLTPQSVNQLGGFKVQGRDEKAQKKIKEQALQLQDAGAFSVVLECVPSKLAREITASLEIPTIGIGAGPDCDGQVLVLQDMLGMNEGFKPKYLKTYFNGYETLKNVFNSYHNEVVESAFPTEKESYS
- the panC gene encoding pantoate--beta-alanine ligase, with translation MIQVLRSPQEFKTWRWGKHGSIGFVPTMGALHEGHESLLKRAYDDNDFVVLSIFVNPTQFNDPNDLEKYPKTWEADLAMAERNGVDAIFYPKYSDMYPDNYRYKVTENEYSKLLDGAHRPGHFDGVLSVVMKLFNIVSPTKAYFGEKDFQQMTLIKGMVDSFFMNLEIVPVPTMREKDGLAMSSRNTRLSPEERAKAPAIYKAITESKSAEEAAAKLNSQGFVVDYVTDIGNRRFVAAKLGEVRLIDNVEI
- the panD gene encoding aspartate 1-decarboxylase, with the translated sequence MNLSMLRAKIHRATVTGADLDYEGSVSICPDLIKASGLLINERVDIYNCNNGARFSTYVILGNKGEICLNGAAARHVQRGDLVIICSYCGLSLEEAKKHEPSVVFVDNKNRVKAKRKEDAKNNKKKKA
- a CDS encoding type III pantothenate kinase → MILCLDVGNTQIYAGLFDKDKMVLSFRKNSKSGASSDETGIFLRSAIRENGYDPSKIKQIAICSVVPEVIYSLRGACMKYFNINPFILQAGVKTGLKVKYRNPLEVGADRIANSIAATHLYPGKNLILVDLGTATTFCAVTKDKDYLGGSIVAGLRLNMEALESKTAKLPSVEIISMHEALGRSTVESIQSGLYYGHLGTIKELRERITKECFQDEKPLVIGTGGFSSLFEKEKIFDEIVPDLVLKGMLIALQYNT
- a CDS encoding SDR family NAD(P)-dependent oxidoreductase, yielding MKKIAIVTGANRGLGLATSEALAQRGYKVIMAMRNPDKAQKQVNALKMKDLDVVAMKLDQSSEKSITDFVNQIRQEYGFVDVLVNNAGILIDSEDGGNSSVFKTKASTVLKTFTTNTLGPFLLTQKIFPLMKQEGYGRIVNVSSGMAQLSQAQVASASYRLSKTALNMVTNLFASEVGDADICVNSVSPGWVRTDMGGPNADRSVEQGIKGILWAATLPKGGPNGGFFRDGEPLTW
- a CDS encoding DUF2520 domain-containing protein is translated as MKATKTNSSISYLLIGSGRVARHMGHYFNLLNISFESWDRSQDPHALARKVSSATHVLLAISDGALAGFYRQHLAGHEKVVVQFSGAHHFEGMISAHPLMTFGPEFYDLDFYKKIHFTLTGVSSLEEALPGIPNSSSVIEASEKALYHSYCVLGGNFVTLLVGKMLSGFSEMKIPAEAAQVYVEKVLANTFADPAKALTGPLVRKDVETVNANLQALKNDPYQEIYQAFLKTYWPEYPRK
- the coaBC gene encoding bifunctional phosphopantothenoylcysteine decarboxylase/phosphopantothenate--cysteine ligase CoaBC, which produces MSKSKVLFMMTGSIACYKACHVVSRLVQAGCEVQVVATPSALKFVGNATLEGLTGKPVVSDMYATGNVMDHIHLMRWADAILVAPATANFINKAAQGVGDDLVQTLFLAHDFKKPFLVAPAMNTSMYKHPVTQKSLEALRGMGIEILDTASGILACGEEGWGKLLEPDLILKFTLEALKKQPATNADPARAARASAFSKVKVLVTAGGTQEPIDTVRVISNLSSGRTGIAIAEAMGQMGFDVTLLQAHGTSLKAEHVAKKDFFTSFASLDEKMKDYLSKNEFTHVIHAAAVSDYSVDTIEVNGENYHPFEVKKVSSDADSMSIHLKRNHKIVDRLRVYSKNKNVQVIAFKLTSHASEEERKAAVDKLFKGSNADYVVHNDMTDIDIVNRTHKFTLINSKEAVPCENLEQLTYELIQVLIPKDAL